A portion of the Rhodococcus pseudokoreensis genome contains these proteins:
- a CDS encoding dihydrodipicolinate synthase family protein, translating into MSTQFSGILAAVVTPLTADGSAVDPDGIKRQAEHIIGGGINGLVPGGSTGEFTTLSTDERKRATELYIEAAAGRVPVVAGTGALSTAETVELSKHAADAGAAAVMIVPPFYDTPSWDELLTHYSAVSDAVDIDIMYYNLPSATGVDLAPAQFAELARKTRVNSYKDTGGDAAKFASVLNHHAADITALNGWDTLSFAGLAAGAKASVWGTASVIPQLCADFFDALSVRGDLVAARELWTKIFPICEFLESHNYACAIKTGLELVGQDAGPTRRPVLPLAPEYRDEFRRLLVAAGVSVVEN; encoded by the coding sequence ATGAGCACGCAGTTCAGCGGAATCCTCGCCGCGGTCGTCACCCCGTTGACCGCCGACGGATCGGCCGTCGACCCCGACGGCATCAAGCGTCAGGCCGAGCACATCATCGGCGGCGGCATCAACGGACTCGTCCCCGGCGGCAGCACCGGTGAGTTCACGACCCTGTCCACCGACGAGCGCAAGCGGGCGACGGAGCTGTACATCGAGGCCGCGGCGGGCCGGGTCCCCGTCGTCGCAGGCACCGGCGCACTGAGCACCGCCGAGACCGTCGAGCTGAGCAAGCACGCCGCCGACGCCGGCGCCGCCGCGGTGATGATCGTCCCGCCGTTCTATGACACCCCGTCCTGGGACGAACTGCTGACGCACTACAGCGCGGTGTCCGACGCGGTCGACATCGACATCATGTACTACAACCTCCCGTCCGCCACCGGGGTGGACCTGGCGCCGGCGCAGTTCGCCGAACTGGCACGCAAGACCCGCGTCAACTCCTACAAGGACACCGGCGGAGACGCGGCGAAGTTCGCGTCCGTGCTGAACCACCACGCCGCGGACATCACCGCCCTCAACGGCTGGGACACCCTGTCGTTCGCCGGGCTCGCCGCAGGCGCGAAGGCGTCGGTGTGGGGGACCGCGAGCGTCATCCCGCAGCTGTGCGCGGACTTCTTCGACGCACTCTCCGTCCGCGGCGATCTGGTGGCCGCCCGGGAACTGTGGACGAAGATCTTCCCGATCTGCGAATTCCTCGAATCACACAACTACGCTTGCGCTATCAAGACCGGCCTCGAGCTCGTCGGCCAGGACGCGGGCCCGACCCGCCGCCCGGTGCTGCCGTTGGCACCGGAGTACCGGGACGAGTTCCGCCGCCTCCTCGTCGCGGCCGGCGTCAGTGTCGTCGAGAACTAG
- a CDS encoding GntR family transcriptional regulator encodes MTIAQPATGVVRGLQPISSGTRREEVADSIRRALLTGELQPGQRIKEVELAAVLGVSRPTLREAVHVLIHEGTLIQEPYKGIRVAQTSPAALLDLAEVRVSLETTAAQRLAADPTRGGLDTLRQALDDHRTAIASGDVVASDLTHLEFHRTLWLASGNEMLIKIWPLVAAQIRMAMTVDQATRYDPDRDLAMHARLVDVIELGDPDIIRAEVTRHIRSSAEEVVSIIGDSDHP; translated from the coding sequence ATGACGATCGCACAACCGGCTACCGGCGTCGTTCGCGGTCTGCAGCCGATCAGCAGCGGCACGCGCCGGGAAGAAGTGGCCGACTCGATCCGCCGGGCCCTCCTCACGGGGGAACTGCAACCCGGACAGCGGATCAAGGAAGTCGAACTCGCCGCCGTCCTCGGCGTCAGCAGGCCCACCCTGCGGGAAGCAGTACACGTGCTGATTCACGAGGGAACCCTGATCCAGGAGCCGTACAAGGGGATTCGGGTAGCGCAGACCAGCCCCGCCGCGCTGCTCGATCTCGCCGAGGTCCGTGTCTCGCTGGAAACCACGGCGGCGCAGCGGCTGGCCGCCGACCCCACCCGCGGCGGACTCGACACCCTGCGGCAGGCACTCGACGACCACCGGACGGCGATCGCCTCCGGCGACGTGGTGGCGTCCGACCTGACGCACCTCGAGTTTCACCGCACGCTGTGGCTGGCGTCGGGCAACGAGATGCTGATCAAGATCTGGCCTCTCGTGGCGGCGCAGATCCGCATGGCCATGACGGTCGACCAGGCCACCCGGTACGACCCCGACCGCGACCTCGCCATGCACGCCCGGCTGGTCGACGTCATCGAGCTGGGGGACCCCGACATCATCCGGGCCGAAGTGACCCGGCACATCCGAAGCAGCGCAGAAGAAGTCGTCTCGATCATCGGCGACTCCGACCACCCCTGA
- a CDS encoding NAD(P)/FAD-dependent oxidoreductase: MRIVVVGGGVVALASAYRLAKAGCEVVVLEARTAGSAATHGNAAKIALAESGPVPAPGVILQGLRWMLKPDSPLYVKPSMAPDFIKFMLTMARHCNARDFRFGLETHLRLASDANDLLDEYTKDGIEFEMHKAGVLLAFETRERYEEHCGSLPIFEGFGMHPTHLDSDGVQETEPALNERIKHGLFFADDRQLEPDSLTRALVKRCEELGVQIRENTKVGRFLRKGSTVTGVVTDTGEQIDGDALLLAAGVWSGPLSKELGAPMPIRPGKGYSVDYSPAPIKLNTSLTLEDARVAVTPLDGMIRLAGTMEFGGFEESVNQTRVAAIQRAAAENFDGWDNPPGAAAPWAGLRPMTPDGLPIVGKFGSLDNAYIASGHGMLGLTLAPGTAEIITETIVNHRVPEIATSISPNRFLTRRALRRA; the protein is encoded by the coding sequence ATGCGAATCGTTGTTGTCGGAGGTGGTGTCGTCGCCTTGGCGAGTGCGTACCGTCTGGCCAAGGCCGGCTGCGAGGTCGTCGTACTGGAAGCGCGGACCGCGGGGTCGGCCGCTACCCACGGGAATGCCGCGAAGATCGCGCTGGCCGAGAGCGGGCCGGTCCCGGCGCCCGGCGTGATCCTGCAGGGACTGCGGTGGATGCTCAAGCCCGACAGCCCACTCTACGTGAAGCCTTCCATGGCACCGGATTTCATCAAGTTCATGCTGACGATGGCGCGGCACTGTAACGCCCGCGACTTCCGTTTCGGCCTGGAGACCCACCTGCGGCTGGCGTCCGACGCGAACGACCTGCTCGACGAGTACACCAAGGACGGCATCGAATTCGAGATGCACAAGGCCGGTGTGCTGCTGGCGTTCGAGACCCGGGAGCGCTACGAGGAGCACTGCGGATCCCTGCCGATCTTCGAGGGCTTCGGCATGCACCCGACCCACCTCGACAGCGACGGTGTCCAGGAAACCGAGCCGGCACTGAACGAGCGGATCAAGCACGGCCTGTTCTTCGCCGACGACCGCCAGCTCGAACCCGACTCCCTCACCCGTGCGCTGGTCAAGCGCTGCGAGGAACTCGGGGTGCAGATCCGGGAGAACACCAAGGTAGGACGGTTCCTGCGCAAGGGCTCCACCGTGACCGGCGTGGTCACCGACACCGGCGAGCAGATCGACGGCGACGCGCTGCTGCTGGCGGCAGGCGTGTGGAGTGGTCCGCTGTCGAAGGAACTCGGCGCCCCGATGCCGATCCGTCCGGGCAAGGGCTACAGCGTCGACTACAGTCCGGCGCCGATCAAGCTGAACACCTCCCTGACGCTCGAGGACGCCCGTGTGGCGGTCACCCCGCTCGACGGCATGATCCGGCTCGCCGGAACCATGGAGTTCGGCGGCTTCGAGGAGAGCGTGAACCAGACCCGGGTCGCCGCCATCCAGCGCGCGGCCGCCGAGAACTTCGACGGCTGGGACAACCCGCCCGGAGCGGCGGCGCCGTGGGCTGGACTGCGTCCGATGACCCCGGACGGCCTGCCTATCGTCGGCAAGTTCGGCAGCCTCGACAACGCCTACATCGCGTCCGGGCACGGCATGCTGGGCCTGACCCTGGCGCCGGGCACCGCCGAGATCATCACCGAAACCATTGTCAATCACCGTGTTCCGGAGATCGCGACCTCCATTTCGCCCAACCGCTTCCTGACTCGCCGCGCCCTGCGCCGCGCCTGA
- a CDS encoding GntR family transcriptional regulator, translating to MAKSQATADGTAAIAPSSASALLPVASTTRRDGVIAEIKRAIVLGALQPGEKLTEAQLSSSLSVSRPTVREALNQLAQEGLLVQEPYRGLRVASLDAKALLDIAEARVAIDMQAMTAILADGSGRRLEIVMDSWREYARLAFDPDPLVQHDAHLRFHRSIWAASENYLLLKLWPVTEAHITIALAQDQFTRSDPQRAFEVHERLVDAIRTRNLDKIRAAFVAHTIDSAEELVALMAAAEASD from the coding sequence ATGGCGAAGTCACAGGCCACGGCCGACGGCACGGCGGCAATCGCACCGAGCAGTGCCTCGGCGCTGCTGCCTGTCGCCTCGACCACCCGCCGCGACGGCGTCATCGCCGAGATCAAGCGCGCGATCGTGCTCGGCGCCCTGCAGCCCGGCGAGAAGCTCACCGAGGCCCAGCTGTCTTCTTCGCTCAGCGTGAGCAGGCCCACCGTCCGCGAAGCCCTCAACCAGCTGGCCCAGGAAGGGCTGCTCGTGCAGGAGCCGTACCGCGGCCTGCGGGTGGCGTCGCTCGACGCGAAGGCCCTCCTCGACATCGCCGAGGCGCGTGTCGCGATCGACATGCAGGCGATGACCGCGATCCTCGCCGACGGCTCCGGTCGCCGTCTCGAGATTGTGATGGACAGCTGGCGCGAGTACGCGCGGCTCGCCTTCGACCCCGACCCTCTCGTCCAGCACGACGCCCACCTGCGATTCCACCGCAGCATCTGGGCGGCGTCGGAGAACTACCTGCTGCTGAAGCTGTGGCCGGTCACCGAGGCTCACATCACGATCGCGCTCGCGCAGGACCAGTTCACCCGGTCGGATCCCCAACGTGCCTTCGAGGTTCACGAGCGGCTCGTCGACGCGATTCGCACGCGTAACCTCGACAAGATCCGGGCGGCTTTCGTCGCGCACACCATCGACAGCGCCGAAGAACTCGTCGCGTTGATGGCGGCCGCCGAGGCCTCGGACTGA
- a CDS encoding substrate-binding periplasmic protein, with amino-acid sequence MQKSTKRVLGVAGICVVAAASGYVGAGLSSGSESGGVGGPQGSFVDDIKDRGELRVGVAIAAPMTVQGADGTLGGPNLIPLQALADQLGVELKPVAAEWKNIVAGLQADRYDFAANLDYTVERSLAIQFTDPVYEYQAVYVVKADSPHTTAEQIRTDGGAVATAQGSAPEKALQETGLTVMPVDNYSNALSALQAGRVIAEFADLPTAEAQTLADPGLKIVVPDPPIYSASAAYGIPADTDARSLQIINIAIERARESGELARAYAGVDYHEIDDLGDLVKK; translated from the coding sequence ATGCAAAAAAGCACCAAGAGAGTTCTCGGCGTCGCCGGCATCTGCGTCGTCGCCGCGGCATCCGGCTACGTCGGCGCCGGCCTGAGCAGCGGATCGGAGTCCGGCGGCGTCGGGGGTCCGCAGGGTTCGTTCGTCGATGACATCAAGGACCGGGGGGAACTCCGGGTAGGTGTGGCAATCGCCGCGCCGATGACCGTCCAGGGCGCCGACGGAACACTCGGGGGACCGAACCTCATTCCACTGCAGGCCCTGGCCGATCAACTCGGCGTGGAGCTGAAGCCGGTGGCCGCCGAATGGAAGAACATCGTCGCGGGACTGCAGGCCGATCGCTACGACTTCGCCGCCAACCTCGACTACACCGTCGAACGGTCGCTGGCCATTCAGTTCACCGACCCGGTCTACGAGTACCAGGCGGTGTACGTGGTGAAGGCCGACTCGCCGCACACCACCGCCGAACAGATCAGGACGGACGGGGGTGCCGTCGCGACCGCGCAGGGCTCCGCACCTGAAAAGGCGCTTCAGGAAACAGGATTGACCGTCATGCCGGTGGATAACTATTCCAATGCGCTGTCCGCCCTCCAGGCAGGCCGGGTGATCGCGGAGTTCGCCGATCTGCCGACCGCCGAGGCCCAGACCCTGGCCGATCCCGGCCTGAAGATCGTCGTGCCCGATCCGCCGATCTACTCCGCGTCGGCCGCATACGGAATTCCCGCCGACACCGACGCGCGGTCGCTGCAGATCATCAACATCGCCATCGAGCGTGCCCGCGAGAGCGGAGAACTCGCCCGCGCCTACGCCGGCGTCGACTACCACGAGATCGACGATCTCGGCGACCTGGTCAAGAAATAG
- a CDS encoding amino acid ABC transporter permease — MNYEFDWNVVFDAFPLMLEGLVVTLELTVITIAISMVLAVPVAVARMSEIELVRWGAQAYIEVFRCTPMLVQLFWIFYALPALTGLTISGFTSAVIALSANLTAFMAEAYRSGFQAVPAEQVEAGKMLRLTRLQQLRYIIVPQAIRQQTPVILSLNISIFKDSALVSTIAVADLMFVANTISSETYRSLEVFTLAAVIYFAVAFPVSLATSNLERRMQQNSARGAAGSQSFLSRMIPGRRVATS; from the coding sequence ATGAACTACGAATTCGATTGGAACGTAGTCTTCGACGCGTTTCCCCTGATGCTCGAGGGCCTGGTCGTCACGCTCGAACTCACGGTCATCACCATCGCGATCAGCATGGTCCTCGCCGTGCCCGTCGCGGTCGCGCGGATGTCGGAGATCGAACTGGTCCGCTGGGGTGCGCAGGCCTACATCGAGGTGTTCCGGTGCACCCCGATGCTCGTCCAGCTCTTCTGGATCTTCTACGCACTCCCCGCCCTCACCGGCCTGACGATCTCCGGATTCACCTCGGCGGTCATCGCCCTGTCGGCGAACCTGACCGCGTTCATGGCCGAGGCCTACCGAAGCGGATTCCAGGCGGTGCCCGCAGAGCAGGTCGAAGCGGGCAAGATGCTGCGCCTGACGCGACTGCAGCAGCTGCGCTACATCATTGTTCCCCAGGCGATTCGGCAGCAGACGCCGGTCATCCTGTCGCTGAACATCTCGATCTTCAAGGATTCGGCCCTGGTGTCGACGATCGCGGTCGCCGACCTGATGTTCGTCGCCAACACGATCTCGTCCGAGACGTACCGTTCGCTGGAAGTCTTCACCCTCGCCGCGGTGATCTACTTCGCGGTCGCGTTCCCGGTCTCCCTCGCCACCAGCAATCTCGAACGACGCATGCAGCAGAACTCGGCACGCGGCGCAGCCGGCAGCCAGAGCTTCCTCAGCCGCATGATTCCCGGGCGACGAGTGGCGACGTCATGA
- a CDS encoding amino acid ABC transporter ATP-binding protein has translation MKTLESTAPFQTDIGGVLVSARGLQKSFHGRTIMRNVDFDMHAGDITVIIGKSGSGKSTMLRALAGLTEPDEGTIDFDGVRVFEDQQRTEAWADKSFHVGMVFQTYTLWPHMNVLDNLTLAPRKRLGMSGSEARDRAEAALAEVGMKQHILSRCTQLSGGERQRVAIARALMMKPRLLLCDEITSALDPPVAAEVLEVLRRLKAEEGIAIALVTHDMAFASKAADRLVFFQDGEIAVNTTPELAFTRSDNEELNKFIDAVRF, from the coding sequence ATGAAAACCCTCGAATCCACCGCACCGTTCCAGACCGACATCGGCGGCGTCCTCGTCTCCGCCCGCGGACTACAGAAGAGTTTCCACGGCCGCACCATCATGCGGAACGTCGACTTCGACATGCACGCCGGCGACATCACCGTCATCATCGGCAAGAGCGGATCCGGCAAGAGCACCATGCTGCGCGCGCTCGCCGGTCTCACCGAACCCGACGAGGGAACGATCGACTTCGACGGCGTCCGCGTCTTCGAGGACCAGCAGCGCACCGAAGCGTGGGCGGACAAGAGCTTTCACGTCGGCATGGTGTTCCAGACGTACACCCTCTGGCCGCACATGAACGTCCTCGACAACCTCACCCTCGCGCCCCGCAAACGGCTCGGCATGTCCGGCTCGGAGGCACGGGACCGCGCCGAGGCCGCGCTTGCGGAGGTCGGGATGAAGCAGCACATCCTCAGCCGGTGCACCCAGCTGTCCGGCGGTGAACGCCAGCGCGTCGCCATCGCCCGCGCGCTGATGATGAAGCCGCGACTGCTGCTGTGCGACGAGATCACGTCGGCGCTCGACCCGCCGGTGGCCGCCGAGGTCCTCGAGGTGCTGCGGCGACTGAAGGCCGAGGAAGGCATCGCCATCGCTCTGGTCACCCACGACATGGCCTTCGCGTCGAAGGCGGCCGACCGCCTGGTGTTCTTCCAGGACGGCGAGATCGCCGTGAACACCACGCCGGAACTCGCGTTCACCAGGTCCGACAACGAAGAGCTGAACAAGTTCATCGACGCCGTCCGGTTCTGA
- a CDS encoding SDR family NAD(P)-dependent oxidoreductase — protein sequence MSPTQTTRRFDDQVVIVTGAGGGIGAAISARFAEEGARVLVCDADDAAAKAVVDDLAGRGLLAEARVFDVTDPEACAALAADVAESHGRIDVLANNAGINRRGDLLSLTEDDWSATFAVNVDALFHLCRAVLPTMIDAGKGAIVNTASQWGLYPAPGHVAYNVSKAAVVSFTQNLARDYAPHNIRVNAVCPGEIRTPMLEAGLARKGLTVADLDAKVPFGRIGRPEEVAALVAFLASDEAPFVCGAAVEITGAQAVS from the coding sequence ATGAGCCCGACCCAGACCACTCGTAGATTCGACGATCAGGTCGTGATCGTCACCGGCGCCGGCGGCGGCATCGGGGCCGCAATCAGTGCCCGGTTCGCGGAGGAGGGCGCCCGCGTCCTCGTGTGCGACGCCGACGACGCCGCCGCGAAGGCCGTCGTCGACGACCTCGCCGGGCGGGGTCTGCTCGCCGAGGCCCGGGTCTTCGACGTCACCGATCCCGAGGCGTGTGCGGCACTCGCCGCGGACGTCGCCGAGAGCCACGGCCGGATCGACGTCCTGGCGAACAACGCGGGCATCAACCGGCGCGGCGACCTCCTGTCGCTGACCGAGGACGACTGGTCCGCCACGTTCGCCGTGAACGTCGACGCCCTGTTCCACCTGTGCCGCGCGGTGCTCCCGACCATGATCGACGCCGGCAAGGGTGCCATCGTCAACACCGCGTCCCAGTGGGGCCTGTATCCCGCCCCGGGGCACGTCGCCTACAACGTCTCCAAGGCCGCGGTGGTCTCCTTCACCCAGAACCTCGCCCGCGACTACGCCCCGCACAACATCCGGGTCAACGCCGTGTGCCCCGGCGAGATTCGCACCCCGATGCTCGAGGCCGGCCTGGCCCGCAAGGGCCTGACCGTCGCCGACCTCGACGCGAAGGTCCCGTTCGGGAGGATCGGGCGGCCCGAGGAGGTCGCCGCGCTCGTGGCGTTCCTCGCGTCGGACGAGGCCCCGTTCGTCTGCGGTGCGGCCGTGGAAATCACCGGCGCGCAGGCTGTCTCGTGA
- a CDS encoding SDR family NAD(P)-dependent oxidoreductase produces the protein MSAPATGPLAGKAVLVTGASRGIGAATARVIHRDGGTVVVHYGSNERAAKNLAEELGGKRVHLVQGDLTDPAATRDVWEEAVRVCGRIDVLVNNAGAWIASPIDDESEWHEGWTRNLALNLTAPADLTRYAIAHFREHGGGAVVTVASRSSHRGDDADHLAYGAAKGAVLALTRGVARGFASDNILAYAVAPGWVATDLADDAVAGGAAAALPLGEVTPPEDVAETIAFLASGRARHATGATVDITGADYVR, from the coding sequence GTGAGCGCCCCCGCGACAGGTCCGCTCGCCGGAAAGGCTGTCCTGGTGACCGGTGCGTCCCGGGGTATCGGCGCGGCCACCGCCCGGGTGATCCATCGGGACGGCGGCACCGTCGTCGTGCACTACGGGTCGAATGAGCGCGCGGCGAAGAACCTTGCCGAGGAACTCGGCGGCAAGCGGGTTCACCTCGTGCAGGGAGACCTCACCGACCCGGCCGCCACCCGCGACGTGTGGGAGGAGGCGGTGCGTGTGTGCGGGCGGATCGACGTGCTGGTCAACAACGCAGGCGCCTGGATCGCGTCCCCGATCGACGACGAGTCCGAGTGGCACGAGGGGTGGACTCGTAACCTCGCATTGAATCTCACCGCACCCGCCGATCTGACCCGATACGCGATCGCGCATTTCCGCGAACACGGCGGCGGCGCCGTGGTCACCGTCGCCAGCCGCTCCTCCCACCGCGGTGACGACGCCGACCACCTGGCGTACGGCGCCGCGAAGGGCGCGGTCCTGGCGCTCACCCGAGGTGTCGCCCGCGGCTTCGCCAGCGACAACATCCTCGCGTACGCGGTGGCACCGGGATGGGTGGCCACCGATCTCGCCGACGACGCGGTGGCCGGCGGCGCCGCGGCCGCGCTACCCCTCGGCGAGGTCACACCGCCCGAGGACGTGGCCGAGACGATCGCGTTCCTCGCGTCGGGTCGTGCCCGTCACGCGACCGGGGCCACCGTCGACATCACGGGTGCCGACTACGTTCGCTGA
- a CDS encoding alpha/beta fold hydrolase encodes MRGIFERVALAVGISVVCAAGATPLAAAQPAPGDELDWGPCPAEYELDPASEQCGSVAVPRNYADPAAGTIDVLVTRHRAEDPAARRGVLFTNPGGPGGDAIGSNSMFVDVLPDAVRAQWDVIGVQPRGLPYAGAVDCALSPEQTTAMGLGFGGAATRAACQSAAPGTTAHLTTENTARDWEQVRAALGEDVIDIYGLSYGTILGSTYATLFPQHTGRMVLDSAVDQKWLWNDVLWQQNDGYKERFYDLMDWVAAHDDTYGLGDTPLKVYQRWSDRIVEEAGGNPTIAPPPAQVGDVPPGLESLADAYRGGVDLTGPARVQFEAFIRGIANPSHTQTASSIYVMTRQLLPARNNWPLLARMVRDGPGAIPEGAGLNDLTEQEYARLLQSQTMQTLVLCNENAVAARPDRIPGWLFSTFVTGDLFDLIGYGYSSGTFCAGAPPVVAPPALSNRGLATAPLVLQGLRDPQTPYQGGVRLAHDMGANLVTVGGGDHGAGIQGGNAVVDQAVTEYLETGHTSVTEAPEAPIIAPL; translated from the coding sequence ATGCGGGGGATCTTCGAACGAGTGGCACTGGCCGTCGGTATCAGCGTCGTGTGCGCGGCGGGGGCCACACCGCTCGCCGCCGCGCAACCGGCGCCGGGCGACGAACTCGACTGGGGGCCCTGCCCGGCCGAGTACGAACTCGATCCGGCGTCCGAGCAGTGCGGGTCGGTCGCTGTGCCCCGCAACTATGCGGATCCGGCCGCCGGCACGATCGACGTCCTCGTCACCCGCCACCGCGCCGAGGATCCCGCGGCGCGGCGAGGCGTGCTGTTCACCAATCCCGGTGGGCCGGGCGGCGACGCGATCGGCTCGAACAGCATGTTCGTCGACGTGCTGCCCGACGCGGTCCGCGCACAATGGGACGTGATCGGTGTGCAACCGCGCGGGCTCCCCTATGCCGGCGCCGTCGACTGCGCCCTGTCCCCCGAGCAGACGACGGCGATGGGCCTCGGCTTCGGCGGCGCCGCAACGCGTGCCGCGTGCCAGTCCGCCGCGCCGGGCACCACGGCGCACCTGACGACCGAGAACACCGCGCGGGACTGGGAGCAGGTCCGGGCCGCGCTCGGCGAGGACGTCATCGACATCTACGGCCTGTCCTACGGCACCATCCTCGGATCCACCTACGCGACGCTGTTCCCGCAGCACACCGGCCGGATGGTCCTCGACTCCGCGGTCGACCAGAAGTGGCTGTGGAACGACGTGCTGTGGCAGCAGAACGACGGCTACAAGGAACGCTTCTACGACCTCATGGACTGGGTCGCCGCCCACGACGACACGTACGGGCTCGGCGACACCCCGCTGAAGGTCTACCAGCGGTGGTCGGACCGGATCGTCGAGGAGGCCGGCGGCAACCCGACGATCGCGCCGCCGCCCGCCCAGGTCGGTGACGTACCGCCCGGCCTGGAATCGCTCGCCGACGCCTACCGCGGCGGGGTCGATCTGACCGGACCGGCCCGGGTCCAATTCGAGGCCTTCATCCGTGGCATCGCAAATCCGTCGCACACCCAGACGGCGTCCAGCATCTACGTGATGACACGGCAACTGCTTCCCGCCCGGAACAACTGGCCCCTCCTGGCCCGGATGGTCCGCGACGGCCCCGGCGCGATCCCCGAGGGTGCCGGGCTGAACGACCTGACGGAGCAGGAGTACGCGCGACTGCTCCAGTCCCAGACGATGCAGACGCTCGTGCTGTGCAACGAGAACGCCGTCGCGGCGCGGCCGGACCGCATCCCCGGCTGGCTGTTCTCGACGTTCGTCACCGGCGACCTCTTCGACCTCATCGGGTACGGCTACAGCTCCGGAACGTTCTGCGCCGGTGCGCCGCCCGTCGTCGCACCGCCCGCTTTGAGCAACCGGGGGCTGGCGACGGCGCCGCTCGTCCTGCAGGGGCTGCGCGACCCGCAGACCCCGTATCAGGGCGGAGTTCGGCTCGCCCACGACATGGGGGCGAACCTCGTCACCGTCGGGGGCGGGGATCACGGCGCCGGGATCCAGGGCGGCAACGCCGTCGTCGACCAGGCCGTCACCGAGTACCTCGAGACCGGGCACACGAGCGTCACGGAGGCACCCGAGGCGCCGATCATCGCACCGCTCTGA